A genomic region of Alicyclobacillus sp. SO9 contains the following coding sequences:
- a CDS encoding flagellar brake protein, which produces MLPVTGQMIKVRLSKQSDKTQFKSSVIGVDKLAFLITMPVGLTNPHLTLTPGEKIEVEYHGRDGAKMTFSTALVKVSYEPPQVELQTPKREDVRREQRRDFVRVPASLAVRMEPPLKSSVETRDVYMRDISGGGVAILVPGSVAGHAGNIVRIHFTLPKLNAHIDTACTIIRISEQNEAGFTVWSLMFNDMKESVRKSIVQYTFVRQRELQDLNRDMSRS; this is translated from the coding sequence ATGTTACCTGTGACAGGACAGATGATAAAAGTCCGACTTTCAAAGCAGTCGGACAAGACACAATTTAAGTCGTCAGTCATCGGCGTAGACAAATTGGCATTTCTGATTACAATGCCGGTTGGTTTGACGAATCCACATCTGACCCTAACACCTGGAGAGAAGATAGAAGTTGAATACCACGGTCGAGACGGAGCTAAAATGACATTCAGCACCGCTCTTGTTAAGGTTTCTTATGAGCCGCCGCAAGTGGAACTGCAAACGCCGAAGAGAGAAGACGTTCGAAGAGAGCAAAGGCGGGATTTTGTCCGGGTACCCGCTAGTCTTGCCGTTCGAATGGAACCTCCGCTGAAGTCTTCCGTAGAAACAAGAGATGTCTACATGCGTGATATCAGCGGCGGCGGTGTAGCCATATTAGTTCCAGGGAGCGTAGCAGGGCATGCGGGCAACATCGTACGAATCCACTTCACGCTGCCGAAACTCAATGCACACATTGATACAGCTTGTACCATTATCCGAATTTCCGAACAGAATGAAGCGGGATTTACCGTTTGGTCACTGATGTTTAACGATATGAAAGAATCCGTTAGAAAAAGCATTGTTCAATATACTTTTGTGCGTCAGAGAGAGTTGCAAGATTTGAACAGAGACATGTCCAGGTCATAA
- a CDS encoding PepSY1/2 domain-containing protein translates to MTRTKWLIVPVAALVFTSLGLGWWGTSERTQKQAMANEVESRYSNSFHELVSHVQDMQDEISKARVSADAQAFHHRVRSIWRLSGLAQDEVGKIPVEMMPMHETQSALAGISKKTETWLNTSPNPSTTSVQSGLDNMYKESNAMLSRLDKLQSTIVGRQLHWTAALAALKANRSDNQIVDGFRQIDKSMGAFVETNTVKTHPHKGAMGPFRKESTVSEAQAKDVCKSFMPTAQSLQAQRIYNPKLDFYEYELSGRMNGHSIDARVSERGGHMLSYRVNRDPATATVSFADAKKAALSYLSHHKFTHLSETDAYQFQNLAYFVFNPMRNGALVINQPIVVEMALDNGQLLGLNAQQYYLQPVANVPQRRYSAAQLKNKINPKAHVEMVSKTLVLDDAGHYQPADSFYVTREGKTFRIDVNAATGRELDTVDLSTK, encoded by the coding sequence ATGACGCGGACAAAATGGCTGATCGTTCCTGTCGCAGCACTGGTATTTACAAGTCTCGGACTTGGCTGGTGGGGCACATCGGAACGCACACAGAAGCAAGCCATGGCGAACGAAGTGGAAAGCAGATACTCAAATTCATTTCACGAATTGGTTTCTCATGTTCAGGACATGCAAGACGAAATTAGCAAGGCTCGAGTCAGCGCCGATGCGCAGGCTTTTCATCATCGAGTTCGTTCTATTTGGAGGCTTAGTGGTTTAGCACAGGACGAGGTCGGGAAGATCCCAGTCGAAATGATGCCAATGCATGAAACTCAATCCGCTCTGGCCGGGATTTCGAAAAAGACAGAGACCTGGCTGAACACTTCTCCCAATCCTTCGACCACGAGTGTGCAGTCAGGGTTGGATAATATGTATAAGGAATCGAATGCCATGCTGTCACGGTTGGACAAGTTGCAGAGTACCATCGTTGGCCGCCAGTTGCATTGGACCGCGGCTCTTGCAGCACTGAAAGCCAATCGGTCGGACAATCAAATTGTGGACGGATTTAGGCAAATCGACAAATCCATGGGTGCCTTTGTCGAAACGAACACGGTTAAGACCCACCCCCACAAGGGTGCAATGGGACCTTTTCGCAAGGAATCGACAGTTTCGGAAGCGCAGGCAAAGGACGTTTGCAAGTCATTCATGCCAACTGCACAGTCGCTTCAGGCACAACGCATCTATAATCCAAAACTGGACTTTTACGAGTACGAACTTTCAGGACGAATGAACGGTCATAGTATCGATGCCAGAGTCAGTGAACGCGGCGGCCACATGCTGTCATACCGTGTGAACCGAGATCCTGCAACGGCCACCGTGTCCTTCGCAGATGCAAAGAAAGCTGCTTTGAGTTATTTGTCACATCACAAGTTCACACACCTGTCGGAAACAGATGCCTATCAGTTTCAGAATTTGGCATATTTTGTTTTTAATCCAATGCGGAATGGCGCCTTGGTTATTAACCAGCCCATTGTTGTGGAGATGGCCCTCGATAATGGGCAACTTTTGGGACTGAATGCCCAGCAGTACTATCTCCAGCCAGTCGCTAATGTACCGCAAAGAAGGTATTCAGCAGCCCAATTGAAAAACAAAATCAACCCAAAAGCACATGTGGAAATGGTGAGTAAGACACTCGTTCTTGATGATGCAGGACATTATCAACCGGCAGACTCCTTTTATGTAACCCGTGAGGGCAAAACTTTTCGAATTGACGTCAACGCTGCCACCGGCAGAGAACTAGATACAGTTGACTTGAGTACGAAGTGA